The genomic segment AGGGCGGCTTTGGAACCTCTTGGCCTTACCTATCCGCAGTTTTTGACAATGCGTCTTCTGTGGAGGTCTGGGTCGTCATCGGTGGGAGAGATCTCTGAGCAGTTGGGCCTCGACTCCGGTACAATTACCCCGCTCATCAAACGTCTTACCAATATGGGGTTGGTTCGCAAGGAGCGCCGCGCCGACGACGAACGTCGTGTCGATATCCACCTGACGCAGGCGGGCCGCGAGCTTGAAGCAAAGTCCGGAGAGGTTCTACGCTGTATCGGACAAGCGCTTCAAATGGACATGCAGCAGGCAAATGTGACATTGCAAACAATAAATCACCTGACGAGCAACCTGACGCGAGCGGCAAACGTCCGAACGACAGGCACGGATGGAGATTCAGCACCGCATGCTTCCATCGTATAGCGTGAACTAGGAAGAGCAATGGTGCCTGCATTCGAGTTTACAGAGCTCCGTCTACCAGGACTGGCACCCGGCATGCTGGGGATCGGGACCCGTTACGAACCCATGGGCGAACCGGTGCTGGAGGCAGCCGGCATCCAGTTGCCACCGGCTCTTGCGACCGCTGTTCCAAGCCGGCAACTCGAATATCTTGCGGGTCGCGCGTGCGCGGTTGAAGCCTGCCGCAGATTGGGTCTGGATGCGACGCCCGCGACAACCGGCCTTCATCGAGAGCCGATCTGGCCCGCGGGCGTTGTCGGCAGCATCACGCACAGCCATGGAGAGGCAATGGCGGTGATTGCGCCTTCCTCCGCCTGCCGCAGTCTTGGTGTCGATATCGAACATATCGTCGATTTGCAGAAGGCAGAAGATCTCTTCAGTGTCATTGCGGACCCGGCAGAGGCAGATGTTCTGAAGGATCTGACAGGCAATAATCTCGCACTGATCTTTACCCTGATTTTCTGTGCGAAAGAGGCGATCTTCAAAGCCACCTGGCCCTTCGTTCGTCGTTTCATCGATTTCGATGAAGTGAAATTGGTCGCTGCCAAGTCTGGCTCGCTGACATTTGCCGCAGATGCGCCTCTTGCATCGCAACTCGCTTCTCCAGGATTACCGCCGGTCACGTTCGCCGCAGCCACGTCATCAATAACAACGCTTTGCATCTACCGATGACAAAGCTTCCACATGAATAGTGCTCCTGAAAATGTACTCGTACAGTATTCAACCTTGTATGTGCACTGGTTTCTGTTAGGTTGAAGCAATCTTTCATGGGTGCATGATTGTTCAATCGATCCGTGAGATCGTATTTTGAACGGAAGAATTTTCCTTCAGGTTTCATTCAGACGCTATTCTGCGACAATCTTCGAGGACTGATATGACTCAAAACTTCAGCAAATCTCGCCAAGAGGCCGAGATTGCCTTTACGAATATTCAAACTAGAACAGCCTTACCAGACAGCGCCACCGAGGAGATTGACCTTCTGGACAGGCAGCGTCAGGAAAAGACCGAGCGTCTGCGGCAGGCCCGGCTTGGGCGAGAGCAGGAGGCGGCAGCATTTGGTAAATCTGGCGCCCGCAAGCGACTGAAATGACGGGCTGCAGCGAGCCTTGTTATCCCTTGTGCTACACTCATCTGCAGTGAATTCGATCGGTGGATTACCATGAGCGGCCTTACAGGCGCAGATTGCCAAACCTGCGGTGCATGTTGCGCCTATTCATCAGACTGGCCACGCTTCACTATGGAAAGCGAAGATGCTCTGGAGAAGATCCCTCCACATCTCGTGGCCGGGGATCTGAGTGGCATGCGCTGCGACGGTCAACGTTGTTCAGCGCTAGACGGCCAGATCGGCGTGGCGACACGCTGCACGATCTATGAGGTAAGACCCCAGGTCTGCCGTGAATGTCAGCCTAATGACGAGGAATGCCTGACGGCTCGTTGGGCTTACGGCCTTGGGCGCTCTGACTGATACCGTCATTTCACGCTATGATTTGAAACCGTATTATTCGACCAGCCGTTTCCCATTCGGGAAAAAGGGCTCTACAGTCTCTTCGCCTGTGGTCGTGTCGGCCATGCATAGTCAGACCCACCAGCGAAGGGCCACCACATCATGACGGACAAGTTTCATCAGCCTGTCGATGCGGCGCAGGTGCCGCGATTTGCAGGACACGCGACGTTCATGCGGCTGCCGGCCGTAGCAGACGCCGAAGGTCTCGATATCGCACTTGTCGGCATCCCGTGGGACGGCGGAACAACAAACCGTGCTGGCGCACGCCATGGACCGCGCGAGGTCCGAAATTATTCAAGCCTTATGCGCAGCGCGCATCACATGTTCGGAACTGAGCCCTACAAGGTTGCCAATATCGCAGATGTCGGCGACGTTGCCGTCAATCCCATTGATCTGATGGATGGTCTTCGACTGATCGAAAACGGGATCTCCGCCATCGTGGAAAAAGGCGCCCTGCCGCTCGCCGTTGGCGGGGATCATCTAACCACCCTGCCCGTACTGCGCGCAGTCGCGAAGAATGGCCCCGTGGGTCTCATTCATTTCGATGCTCATTCCGACACGAACGACACCTATTTCGGCGATAATCGCTATACGCACGGAACTCCGTTTCGACGCGCGATCGAAGAGGGGCTGCTGGATCCAGCCCGCATGGTGCAGATCGGTATTCGGGGTTCGGTTTACGGTTCTGACGAGCATGCTTGGGCACTGAAGCAGGGTGTTCGTATCATTTACATGGAAGAGTTCGTTGCCCGCGGCGCTCTTGAGGTCATGGAGGAGGCGCGCGCCATCGTTGGCGGCCATGCGACCTATGTGACCTTCGATATCGACTCTATCGATCCATCCATGGCTCCCGGCACCGGAACCCCCGAGATTGGCGGGTTTACGACCCGTGAAGCCCAGCAACTTCTGCGTATGCTGGATGGCCTCAATCTGGTAGGCGCAGATGTGGTGGAAGTCGCCCCGCCCTTCGACTTGAACGGTATGACATCGATCGTCGGTGCAACCGTCATGTTCGAGTTGCTTTGCATTCTCGCAAGACAGATCGAGCGGCAAAAAAACCGCATTGCCCGGTGAATGGCGATACAACAGAGATAGACTGCGGTTGACTATCAACATCTTGAACGCGGCCTTGGACAATCCCATATCTTCGTCAACCCGCTGGTCCGGGCCCCTCTGGTGAAGGTTACGGCGCCTTCACGATGTCGGACCCTTTTGAGTTCGATGCCGGATTGGAGGATTTCAGCATGCTTGCAGATATTGCAGCCTGGTTCATTACGCTTTTTCTCATTAACCCGCTTCAAGCTGAAGCCCAGGAACAACTGCAGAGAGCGAACGCGTCCGCACAGACCGTGCAGCAGTTTCGCCAGTGTATTGCGAGCGAGGGTCCGCGCCTGATCGAACGCGCCACGAACGAGCCTGCCTGGGCCATCGCCGCAGGGACAGGCCTCATGATTGGCTGGTCGTCTCCGCTGGAATACATTGACCGGAACAATGAAAACTGTGCCTCGGTCGTGCGCTTGCTGCAGGGTGGCGAGGGCAACACTGTCGAAAGCTGATAGTCGTTTCTGAAACAAAAAAGAGAGGAGCGTAGCAGTGCTCCTCTCTTCGCCGCATCTCCCAGGAATGGGAAGAATGGTCAAAAGCCTTAGACGCCTGACGCTCAGTATGCGTCCGTCAAACCAGCATGGACAGAAACGGATTTAGGTTGCCCCCCGATGGCCACACCCTGCTAAAGGCGCAAATGGTGCAGACACCGAAGAAGACAAGGGCAATTCATTTCGCTCTTTGAATATTTATCTGAGCGA from the Rhizobium rhizoryzae genome contains:
- a CDS encoding MarR family winged helix-turn-helix transcriptional regulator produces the protein MKKAEPTSDVALDQMLCFAVYKAEQAFNRVYRAALEPLGLTYPQFLTMRLLWRSGSSSVGEISEQLGLDSGTITPLIKRLTNMGLVRKERRADDERRVDIHLTQAGRELEAKSGEVLRCIGQALQMDMQQANVTLQTINHLTSNLTRAANVRTTGTDGDSAPHASIV
- a CDS encoding YkgJ family cysteine cluster protein, whose amino-acid sequence is MESEDALEKIPPHLVAGDLSGMRCDGQRCSALDGQIGVATRCTIYEVRPQVCRECQPNDEECLTARWAYGLGRSD
- a CDS encoding 4'-phosphopantetheinyl transferase family protein, whose product is MVPAFEFTELRLPGLAPGMLGIGTRYEPMGEPVLEAAGIQLPPALATAVPSRQLEYLAGRACAVEACRRLGLDATPATTGLHREPIWPAGVVGSITHSHGEAMAVIAPSSACRSLGVDIEHIVDLQKAEDLFSVIADPAEADVLKDLTGNNLALIFTLIFCAKEAIFKATWPFVRRFIDFDEVKLVAAKSGSLTFAADAPLASQLASPGLPPVTFAAATSSITTLCIYR
- the speB gene encoding agmatinase gives rise to the protein MTDKFHQPVDAAQVPRFAGHATFMRLPAVADAEGLDIALVGIPWDGGTTNRAGARHGPREVRNYSSLMRSAHHMFGTEPYKVANIADVGDVAVNPIDLMDGLRLIENGISAIVEKGALPLAVGGDHLTTLPVLRAVAKNGPVGLIHFDAHSDTNDTYFGDNRYTHGTPFRRAIEEGLLDPARMVQIGIRGSVYGSDEHAWALKQGVRIIYMEEFVARGALEVMEEARAIVGGHATYVTFDIDSIDPSMAPGTGTPEIGGFTTREAQQLLRMLDGLNLVGADVVEVAPPFDLNGMTSIVGATVMFELLCILARQIERQKNRIAR